A part of Halobaculum sp. MBLA0143 genomic DNA contains:
- a CDS encoding SLC13 family permease gives MAVTPAVILVSLIVVVTLVLFATEPYPPDVVALGVAVTLLLVGPATETLTDLGLLAEPIQLVTVEQGLSGFANAATLTVLAMFVLSEGVRRTGLVRRLGDRVRELTGDDESRQLGATIGLVAPVSGFVNNTAAVAILLPMVSEIADRGGTSPSKLLLPLSYASMVGGTLTLVGTSTNVLASDLYARLAPEAVARSFGMFEFTGLGAVLLIVGTLYLLTVGRWLTPARVEPSGDLTDEYQVREYLTEVVVREDSPLVGQRVSDALRETLYDLDVVQLIRGAEVFVEPLGAKEIRGGDVFALRTDRDTLVELSDVEGLELVPDATVDDAELETPESGQNLVEVVVAPGTELVGESLASVSFRQQYNATVLAIRRGQELVRERLDAVQLEPGDTLLVEASVDAIGRLDDSRDFIVAAQADREAERSGKTRVAVGIVAAVVGLAALDVAPIVVTGLAGSLAMVVTGCLDPQEVYESVHWDVIFLLAGVIPLGIALQTSGAAGLLAGLVVDAAAVLPPLAILALFYVVTATLTNVVSNNASVVLMIPVAIQAAVDLGQNPLAFAMAVTFAASTAFMTPVGYQTNLFVYGPGGYRFTDYVRVGGPLQALFAVVTPIGVQFFFA, from the coding sequence GTGGCAGTGACGCCGGCCGTGATCCTCGTCAGTCTGATCGTCGTGGTGACACTCGTGTTGTTCGCCACGGAGCCGTACCCGCCGGACGTGGTCGCGCTCGGCGTCGCCGTGACGCTGTTGCTCGTCGGCCCGGCCACGGAGACGCTGACGGACCTGGGGCTGCTGGCCGAGCCGATCCAGCTCGTCACGGTCGAACAGGGGCTGTCGGGGTTCGCCAACGCCGCGACCCTGACCGTGCTGGCGATGTTCGTGTTGAGCGAGGGGGTGCGTCGGACCGGGCTCGTCCGGCGGCTGGGCGACCGCGTGCGGGAGCTGACGGGCGACGACGAGTCCCGGCAGCTCGGCGCCACCATCGGGCTCGTCGCGCCCGTCTCCGGCTTCGTCAACAACACTGCCGCGGTGGCGATCCTGCTGCCGATGGTGTCGGAGATCGCCGACCGCGGAGGCACTTCGCCGTCGAAGCTGTTGCTCCCGTTGTCGTACGCCTCGATGGTCGGCGGGACGCTCACGCTCGTGGGCACGTCGACGAACGTCCTGGCGTCGGATCTGTACGCCCGGCTGGCTCCGGAGGCGGTCGCGCGCAGCTTCGGGATGTTCGAGTTCACCGGGCTCGGCGCGGTTCTCTTGATCGTCGGCACCCTCTATCTCCTCACGGTCGGACGGTGGCTCACTCCCGCCCGGGTCGAACCCAGCGGCGACCTGACAGACGAGTACCAGGTCCGGGAGTACCTGACGGAGGTGGTCGTCCGGGAGGACTCGCCGTTGGTGGGCCAACGGGTGTCGGACGCGCTGCGGGAGACCCTGTACGATCTGGACGTGGTGCAGTTGATCCGCGGGGCGGAGGTGTTCGTGGAGCCGTTGGGGGCCAAGGAGATCCGCGGAGGCGACGTGTTCGCTCTCCGGACGGACCGCGACACGCTCGTGGAGCTGTCGGACGTGGAGGGGCTGGAGCTGGTGCCGGACGCGACGGTGGACGACGCGGAGTTGGAGACGCCGGAGTCGGGTCAGAATCTCGTCGAGGTGGTGGTCGCGCCGGGGACGGAGCTCGTCGGGGAGTCGTTGGCGTCAGTCTCGTTCAGACAGCAGTACAACGCGACGGTGTTGGCGATTCGGCGGGGCCAGGAACTGGTCCGCGAGCGGTTGGACGCCGTCCAACTGGAGCCGGGCGACACGTTGCTCGTGGAGGCGTCGGTCGACGCGATCGGTCGGTTGGACGACAGCCGGGATTTCATCGTCGCGGCGCAGGCGGACCGAGAGGCGGAACGCAGCGGGAAGACACGGGTCGCGGTCGGGATCGTCGCGGCGGTCGTCGGGCTGGCGGCGCTGGACGTGGCACCGATCGTCGTCACCGGGCTCGCGGGGTCGTTGGCGATGGTGGTGACGGGCTGTCTGGATCCGCAGGAGGTGTACGAGTCCGTCCACTGGGACGTGATCTTCCTGTTGGCGGGCGTGATTCCGTTGGGGATCGCGCTCCAGACCTCGGGGGCGGCCGGACTACTGGCGGGGCTCGTGGTCGACGCCGCGGCGGTGTTGCCGCCGTTGGCGATTCTGGCGTTGTTCTACGTCGTCACGGCGACGCTGACGAACGTCGTCAGCAACAACGCGAGTGTCGTGTTGATGATCCCCGTGGCGATCCAGGCGGCGGTCGATCTGGGACAGAATCCGTTGGCGTTCGCCATGGCCGTCACGTTCGCCGCGAGCACGGCGTTCATGACGCCCGTCGGCTACCAGACGAATCTGTTCGTCTACGGGCCCGGGGGGTACCGCTTCACGGACTACGTCCGCGTCGGCGGCCCGCTCCAGGCCCTCTTTGCGGTCGTCACCCCGATCGGCGTACAGTTCTTCTTCGCGTGA